In Thermoanaerobacterium sp. PSU-2, a single genomic region encodes these proteins:
- a CDS encoding phage major capsid protein: MNIFEEIKKQAQTMAEEDAKEILKGIVNRKIKFPEGGADPVDKKFSFLKAIKGVIFNDWRDADFEKKALTEGTGSAGGYLVPPEYSTQLIQMVYAKTVVRKAGATVIPMNSNILYIPKQNGTANATWIGENTAISDTNPTFTQVQLTAKKLAALAIFSNELLQDSNPQVESVVMNDLANVLAVAQDNAFLQGTGTNNQPKGIINQSGINTISAGANGADLTYDMIIDAIAAIQKASLGNFKPNAIIMHPSIYYKAMKQKDSMGRYLIEPIQNASAATDFPGTIMGIPVLTTTTIPTNLTTGTANNTSYVILGQFDEAIIGERGGVELLASNTAGNFFTNDVMGIRATVRLDFALRYPEAFCVINGVIAA, from the coding sequence ATGAACATATTCGAGGAGATCAAAAAACAAGCACAGACAATGGCAGAGGAAGACGCAAAGGAAATACTTAAAGGCATAGTAAATAGAAAAATAAAGTTCCCAGAAGGAGGCGCAGATCCAGTGGATAAAAAATTCAGTTTTTTGAAAGCTATAAAAGGCGTTATATTTAACGATTGGAGAGATGCAGACTTTGAAAAGAAGGCACTCACAGAAGGCACAGGCAGTGCAGGCGGATATTTAGTGCCACCAGAATACAGTACACAGTTAATTCAAATGGTATATGCAAAAACAGTCGTAAGAAAAGCCGGCGCAACAGTAATACCAATGAACAGCAACATTCTCTATATTCCAAAGCAGAACGGAACCGCTAATGCGACATGGATAGGTGAAAATACAGCAATCAGCGACACAAATCCGACATTTACACAGGTGCAATTAACAGCGAAGAAACTTGCAGCATTGGCAATATTCTCTAATGAATTGTTACAAGACAGCAATCCGCAAGTTGAAAGTGTAGTAATGAATGACTTAGCCAACGTATTGGCAGTTGCACAGGATAATGCATTCCTGCAGGGCACAGGTACAAATAATCAGCCAAAAGGCATAATTAATCAGTCTGGAATAAACACAATATCGGCAGGTGCAAACGGAGCAGATCTCACATACGACATGATAATTGACGCAATTGCAGCTATACAAAAAGCATCTTTAGGCAACTTTAAGCCAAATGCTATAATCATGCATCCGAGCATTTATTACAAAGCGATGAAACAAAAGGATAGCATGGGCAGATACTTAATTGAGCCGATTCAGAACGCTAGCGCAGCAACAGACTTCCCAGGAACTATTATGGGAATACCAGTTTTGACAACAACAACAATACCAACAAATCTCACAACAGGCACAGCAAATAATACATCTTATGTTATCTTAGGACAATTTGATGAAGCAATCATCGGCGAAAGAGGCGGAGTTGAATTATTGGCATCTAATACAGCGGGTAACTTCTTTACCAACGATGTAATGGGTATTAGAGCAACAGTAAGGCTTGACTTTGCACTCAGATATCCTGAAGCATTCTGCGTAATCAATGGAGTTATAGCAGCATAG
- a CDS encoding phage portal protein — MNIFQRIFNRSHTKEKSAPFSYYPLNWQIPPDRKETDWLKAYQENNWVFAAVSKIAQSVAATEWRLFTRDSQGTEIDIIDGPIYQLLQKPNPFMPFQEFIELSQIYLELTGEVYWALSKNGMGQPAEMWPVPSDRMWVVPDKDNFIKGYIYIWGGENIPFDPDEVIHITYPNPLNVHKGVGPTQAAGLQIDNDSFAQQYARNFFYNSAVPGGYIAVPHVLTEDEFTDLKERWNLGHQGVDKAHKIAVLEGGAEYKQTAFSIRDLQLTDVRKQNRDDILATFGVHASILGISENVNRANAEAAEYTFAKRTIEPRLRKLEGKINNELIPMFKPKTQIIFDFNQVIPEDVDTVIKKVQVGIQSGIMTVNEARNLLGLEDIDGGDVLYISNQIMPQPISDVEPDTSEGEVETGQEQDMTKSFKTKTKGANTAWRKFVGQQTKYEKKFKKALKPIWEEMQKDVEESIRNGRGAFFDAQKYKDKFYKVGYEQIKTIHNDFAEQAYNEVFATKAMKIKKDFDPSLHRIAEWIQNKTFKFAQQITQDTEEMLRQQLEEANANGEDIDQIMRRVAEVFDISATGYRAERIARTETVPAANAGALEGYRQTGLVSRKTWLTAEDERVREWHQEADGQTVGIDEPFIVGGEELDFPGDPNGSAENIIQCRCTVIPVIDE, encoded by the coding sequence TGCAGCTGTATCCAAAATAGCACAGTCAGTCGCAGCGACAGAATGGAGACTATTCACGAGAGACAGTCAAGGAACAGAGATAGACATCATAGATGGCCCGATATATCAGTTGCTACAAAAGCCAAATCCATTTATGCCGTTTCAAGAATTTATAGAGCTGTCTCAAATTTATCTTGAACTTACAGGTGAAGTCTACTGGGCATTGTCGAAGAATGGTATGGGGCAGCCGGCGGAAATGTGGCCTGTGCCATCAGATAGGATGTGGGTAGTACCAGACAAGGACAACTTCATCAAAGGATATATCTACATCTGGGGCGGTGAGAACATACCATTCGATCCAGACGAGGTCATACACATCACGTATCCGAATCCGCTCAATGTTCATAAAGGCGTAGGGCCAACACAGGCAGCAGGATTGCAGATAGACAATGACAGTTTTGCACAGCAATATGCAAGAAACTTTTTCTACAATTCGGCAGTGCCGGGTGGATATATTGCAGTGCCACACGTACTAACAGAAGATGAATTTACAGACCTAAAGGAACGTTGGAATCTAGGACATCAAGGCGTAGACAAAGCGCATAAAATCGCAGTATTGGAAGGCGGTGCAGAATACAAGCAGACAGCATTCAGCATCCGAGACTTGCAATTGACGGACGTTAGAAAACAAAACAGAGATGACATCCTTGCAACCTTTGGTGTCCATGCGTCAATTCTTGGCATATCAGAGAACGTCAATCGTGCAAATGCCGAAGCAGCAGAATACACTTTTGCAAAGAGGACGATTGAACCACGTTTAAGGAAATTAGAAGGCAAAATCAATAACGAACTCATTCCAATGTTTAAGCCAAAAACACAGATTATATTTGACTTCAATCAAGTAATACCGGAAGATGTAGACACAGTCATCAAAAAGGTACAGGTTGGCATTCAAAGTGGCATAATGACAGTAAATGAAGCAAGAAATTTATTAGGGCTTGAGGATATAGATGGTGGAGATGTGTTATACATCTCTAATCAAATTATGCCGCAACCTATAAGCGATGTGGAACCAGATACATCAGAAGGAGAGGTAGAAACAGGGCAGGAACAAGACATGACAAAATCTTTTAAGACGAAAACAAAAGGTGCAAATACAGCGTGGAGAAAATTTGTAGGTCAACAAACAAAATATGAGAAGAAATTCAAAAAAGCACTTAAACCGATATGGGAGGAAATGCAAAAAGATGTAGAAGAAAGCATCCGCAATGGTCGAGGTGCTTTTTTTGATGCACAAAAATATAAGGATAAATTCTACAAAGTGGGCTATGAGCAAATAAAGACAATCCACAATGACTTTGCAGAGCAAGCCTACAATGAGGTATTTGCCACAAAGGCAATGAAGATAAAGAAGGATTTTGACCCAAGCCTGCACCGAATAGCTGAGTGGATACAAAACAAAACCTTCAAATTTGCTCAACAGATAACGCAGGACACGGAGGAAATGCTGAGACAACAGCTTGAAGAAGCAAATGCAAACGGTGAAGATATAGACCAGATTATGAGACGTGTTGCGGAGGTATTTGATATTTCAGCGACTGGATACAGAGCAGAAAGAATTGCAAGGACAGAGACAGTACCTGCTGCAAATGCGGGAGCACTCGAAGGATACAGGCAAACAGGTCTTGTATCCAGAAAAACATGGCTGACCGCAGAAGATGAAAGAGTCCGAGAATGGCATCAAGAAGCTGATGGTCAGACAGTTGGCATTGATGAGCCATTCATAGTTGGTGGCGAAGAATTGGATTTCCCCGGAGATCCAAATGGCAGCGCAGAAAATATCATCCAGTGTAGATGCACTGTTATTCCAGTTATAGATGAGTGA
- a CDS encoding HK97 family phage prohead protease codes for MEKQFKQFTAEKQGDFWCIASDETVDRSGDIVKADGWELDNFKKNPVLLWAHDYWTPPVGKANDIQVSGGKLIFKPEFAPTQLGQEIKQLYEGGYLKTFSVGFIPKEFQINPDTNGYIYTKSELLEISCVPVPANPNALALLSAKGLLKGGENVIIKGAIPYKQTPKAPEDEQWDAGEEVKNATVDDLKIMCAWYDDQNPDVKQSYKLPHHKADGQHAVVWNGVRAAMAALLGARGGVDIPDADKEAVYNHLAKHYKEFDKEPPEFHKEVDDMHVDKAGAVLSAANVEKLSKIASAIDSAVDELMQFIQDATGTKPDDPDEGEPGMMPGMMEGGKGMDETKIREKLEQEYKQKLESEIAKMKEEFKTALQDAVKEYKEIFTKTLKGDEK; via the coding sequence ATGGAAAAACAATTCAAACAATTTACGGCAGAAAAGCAAGGCGATTTTTGGTGCATAGCAAGTGATGAAACAGTTGACCGTTCAGGTGATATTGTCAAGGCAGATGGCTGGGAACTAGACAATTTTAAAAAAAATCCGGTTTTGTTGTGGGCACATGACTATTGGACGCCTCCTGTGGGAAAAGCAAATGATATTCAAGTATCGGGGGGTAAGTTGATATTCAAACCTGAATTTGCACCAACACAATTAGGACAGGAAATAAAACAATTGTATGAAGGTGGTTATCTCAAAACATTCAGCGTAGGATTTATTCCAAAAGAATTTCAAATCAATCCGGATACAAATGGTTATATATACACGAAAAGCGAGCTTTTGGAAATATCGTGTGTTCCTGTACCAGCCAATCCTAATGCATTAGCACTATTGAGCGCAAAAGGCCTTCTAAAAGGAGGTGAGAACGTGATAATCAAAGGCGCAATTCCATATAAGCAGACGCCAAAAGCGCCAGAGGACGAGCAATGGGATGCAGGCGAAGAAGTTAAAAATGCAACGGTAGATGACTTAAAAATTATGTGCGCTTGGTATGATGACCAGAATCCAGACGTAAAACAATCGTACAAATTACCACATCACAAAGCAGATGGGCAACATGCTGTTGTATGGAATGGTGTTCGTGCTGCTATGGCTGCGTTGCTTGGTGCAAGAGGAGGTGTAGACATACCAGATGCAGATAAAGAAGCGGTATATAACCATCTTGCAAAGCACTACAAAGAATTTGATAAAGAACCGCCAGAATTCCATAAGGAGGTGGATGATATGCATGTAGATAAGGCAGGTGCTGTATTGTCGGCTGCTAATGTAGAGAAGCTGTCTAAGATAGCAAGTGCTATCGATAGCGCAGTAGATGAACTTATGCAGTTTATTCAAGACGCAACAGGTACGAAGCCAGACGACCCTGACGAAGGCGAACCTGGGATGATGCCGGGCATGATGGAAGGAGGAAAAGGAATGGATGAAACAAAAATAAGAGAAAAACTTGAGCAAGAATATAAGCAAAAACTTGAAAGCGAAATTGCAAAGATGAAAGAGGAATTTAAGACAGCATTACAGGATGCGGTTAAAGAGTATAAGGAAATATTTACAAAAACTTTAAAAGGAGATGAAAAATAA